From Microplitis mediator isolate UGA2020A chromosome 11, iyMicMedi2.1, whole genome shotgun sequence, one genomic window encodes:
- the LOC130677782 gene encoding protein cueball-like: MRTKYQCDRMSLGRMCHKDDDCYVGIKNTVCSIDNTCVCRDNYYALNRFECVPFLDGHCLNNGECRFNSSICVENKCQCKHNFQSVSASQCKPIDYLYVCNEDLDCGDPWHNKCCPDKKCRCNSNNISINQSTCLPLLKGYCWKDSQCFVPNSACIDFQCKCKQNFIAVSGNLCLPV, translated from the exons ATGAGAACCAAATATCAATGTGACCGTa TGTCGCTTGGTAGAATGTGTCACAAGGATGATGATTGTTATGtcggaataaaaaataccgTATGTTCAATCGATAATACCTGTGTTTGTCGAGACAATTACTATGCATTGAACAGATTTGAATGTGTCCCTTTTTTAGATGGACATTGTTTGAATAATGGCGAATGTCGATTCAATTCTTCTATCTgtgttgaaaataaatgtcaatgcAAACATAACTTTCAATCTGTTTCTGCAAGTCAGTGCAAACCAa TTGACTACTTGTATGTATGCAATGAAGATTTAGATTGCGGTGATCCATGGCATAATAAATGTTGTCCAGACAAGAAATGTCGATGCAATTCAaacaatatttcaattaatcaaTCGACATGCTTGCCACTTTTAAAAGGTTATTGCTGGAAAGATAGCCAATGCTTCGTTCCCAATTCAGCTTGTATCGATTTTCAGTGTAAATGCAAACAGAATTTCATAGCTGTATCCGGTAATCTATGCTTACCAG TGTAA